From Taeniopygia guttata chromosome 29, bTaeGut7.mat, whole genome shotgun sequence, a single genomic window includes:
- the AQP5 gene encoding aquaporin-5: MKKEILTLAFARAVFVEFLCTLIFVFIGLGSALKWPSALPSILQIALAFGLAIGTLVQAFGHISGAHINPAVTIAFFVGNQISLLRTLLYVVAQLVGAIAGAGILYGVTPANTRGNLAINALNNNITPGQALVVEIILTFQLAACIFASTDNRRSGVGSPALSIGLSVTVGHLVGIYFTGCSMNPARSFGPAVVTRRFSPAHWVFWVGPILGACLASLLYFYILVPYCMNMSDRVAIIKGTYESEEEWEEQREERKKSMELTPP, from the exons ATGAAGAAGGAAATACTAACCCTGGCCTTTGCTCGAGCGGTCTTTGTGGAGTTCCTCTGCACGCTCATCTTCGTCTTCATTGGGCTGGGCTCGGCGCTGAAGTGGCCCTCGGCGCTGCCCAGCATCCTGCAGATCGCACTGGCCTTTGGGCTGGCCATCGGCACCTTGGTGCAGGCCTTCGGCCACATCAGCGGCGCCCACATCAACCCCGCCGTGACCATCGCCTTCTTCGTGGGCAACCAGATCTCCCTGCTCCGCACGCTGCTCTACGTCGTGGCCCAGCTGGTCGGGGCCATCGCCGGCGCCGGGATCCTCTACGGCGTCACCCCCGCCAACACCCGCGGCAACCTGGCCATCAACGCG CTCAACAACAACATAACCCCAGGCCAGGCCCTGGTGGTGGAGATCATCCTCACCTTCCAGCTGGCCGCCTGCATCTTCGCATCCACGGACAACCGGCGCAGCGGAGTCGGCTCCCCGGCGCTGTCCATCGGCCTCTCCGTCACCGTGGGCCACCTGGTGGGG ATTTACTTCACCGGCTGCTCCATGAACCCTGCACGCTCCTTCGGGCCCGCCGTCGTCACCAGGAGGTTCAGCCCCGCGCACTGG gtGTTCTGGGTCGGGCCCATCCTCGGGGCTTGCTTGGCCTCCCTTCTCTACTTCTACATCCTGGTGCCCTACTGCATGAACATGTCTGACCGCGTGGCCATCATCAAGGGCACCTACGAGTCCgaggaggagtgggaggagCAGcgggaggagaggaagaagtCCATGGAGCTGACCCCCCCATaa